In Flavobacterium okayamense, a single window of DNA contains:
- a CDS encoding GLPGLI family protein: MKKTILFLFFISYSIYSQSYKSLKVEYSTSVEPMLTKNSDNEKINALTDKINSSFNDKKFILQANSKGFVFNEEKTIQKDEKQEKIEKLANAIYLINSYYFSKVNNELFRTIDDVNLKVDNDFNWILLDDSKTIDNYVCYKAMCTINFTTRHGNAGSREITAWYTPQINFNYGPNGYMGLPGLILELEYNKTKLVAKKIEFFKEEIKIYIPNNKVITQDEFVEKTKMN, encoded by the coding sequence ATGAAAAAGACTATACTGTTTTTATTTTTTATTTCCTATTCTATTTACTCACAGAGCTACAAATCTTTAAAAGTAGAATATTCTACTTCGGTAGAACCTATGTTGACTAAAAACTCTGATAATGAAAAAATTAACGCATTAACAGATAAAATAAATTCAAGTTTTAACGACAAGAAATTTATACTTCAAGCAAATAGTAAGGGGTTTGTTTTTAACGAAGAAAAAACCATTCAAAAAGATGAAAAACAAGAAAAAATAGAAAAACTTGCAAATGCTATATATTTAATAAACTCTTATTATTTCTCAAAGGTTAACAATGAGCTTTTTAGGACTATTGATGATGTCAATTTGAAAGTTGATAATGATTTTAATTGGATTTTATTAGATGATTCAAAAACTATAGATAATTATGTTTGTTACAAAGCAATGTGTACTATTAATTTTACGACAAGACATGGTAATGCAGGTTCAAGAGAGATAACGGCATGGTATACACCTCAAATAAATTTTAATTACGGACCAAATGGTTATATGGGATTACCAGGTTTAATATTAGAATTAGAATATAATAAAACAAAGTTAGTTGCAAAAAAAATAGAATTTTTTAAAGAAGAAATTAAAATCTACATTCCAAATAATAAGGTAATTACTCAAGATGAATTTGTTGAAAAAACTAAAATGAATTAA
- a CDS encoding GLPGLI family protein — MKKIILALLLNTICYSQSATITYNFKILEDKKLLESPYIGKIFSEQIKAAKFLEFKLVFSDTISKFENIQTMGMGEQNISSVLMASRCVKPKFIYNDTLYHNNQEGVFTENKYLIASPLNKNWVLTNETKKIDNYTCYKATSEYIVINGKGEFHHPVIAWFCPELPYSFGPAGYGGLPGLILELQEWNNVFGAIKIEFKPLDEPIVLPTKGIKIADQDYQNKVGEAFMKEFDRN; from the coding sequence ATGAAAAAAATAATTTTAGCTTTATTATTAAATACAATTTGCTATTCACAAAGCGCTACAATTACTTATAACTTTAAAATATTAGAAGATAAAAAATTATTAGAAAGCCCATATATAGGCAAAATATTTTCCGAGCAAATTAAAGCAGCTAAATTTTTAGAATTTAAGTTGGTTTTTAGTGATACAATTTCAAAGTTTGAGAATATACAAACAATGGGAATGGGTGAACAAAATATTTCCAGTGTATTAATGGCAAGTAGATGTGTAAAACCTAAGTTTATTTACAATGATACTTTATATCATAATAATCAGGAAGGTGTTTTTACTGAGAATAAATATTTAATAGCTTCGCCGTTAAATAAAAATTGGGTTTTAACCAATGAAACTAAAAAAATTGATAATTATACGTGTTATAAAGCTACTTCAGAATACATTGTAATAAATGGAAAGGGAGAGTTTCATCACCCTGTAATTGCTTGGTTTTGCCCAGAATTACCCTATTCATTTGGACCAGCAGGTTATGGTGGTTTACCAGGTTTAATTCTAGAACTTCAAGAGTGGAATAATGTTTTTGGCGCAATAAAAATCGAGTTTAAACCTCTAGATGAGCCTATTGTTTTACCAACTAAAGGAATCAAAATTGCAGATCAAGATTACCAAAATAAAGTGGGTGAAGCTTTTATGAAAGAATTTGATAGAAATTAA
- a CDS encoding GLPGLI family protein, giving the protein MKKTIVLFFLVFQLLSYSQEMGGEVYYKVVFAIDSTLKEKSSRVDLMQQKAIAGSDKINLKLVFNKEESVFSLVESIEDSEVKFAIAWANCRNKILTVLKENKSYYNNSASSLGVFKDKEFLVYTSLQNNWKFLNETKLIDKLICYKAIQEIEYRTSKGTQTKTITAWFCPELPYSFGPKGYFGLPGLILELTDRNTTFIANKIVLSKNINVEFSKEGKLISHEEYQEIIRTRMADLKNTLTD; this is encoded by the coding sequence ATGAAAAAAACGATTGTATTATTTTTCCTAGTTTTTCAACTTCTTTCGTATTCACAAGAAATGGGCGGAGAAGTTTATTATAAAGTTGTTTTTGCAATTGATTCTACTTTAAAAGAAAAATCTTCTAGAGTTGATTTAATGCAACAAAAAGCTATTGCAGGAAGCGATAAAATTAATTTAAAATTAGTTTTTAATAAAGAAGAATCAGTGTTCTCATTGGTTGAGTCTATTGAAGATTCAGAGGTAAAATTTGCAATAGCTTGGGCAAACTGTAGAAATAAAATTTTAACTGTTTTAAAAGAAAATAAGAGCTATTATAATAATTCTGCAAGTTCATTAGGTGTTTTTAAAGACAAAGAGTTTTTAGTTTATACTAGTCTTCAAAACAATTGGAAATTTTTAAATGAAACTAAGCTTATAGATAAACTTATATGTTATAAAGCGATACAAGAAATTGAATATAGAACAAGCAAAGGAACTCAAACAAAAACGATTACAGCATGGTTTTGTCCTGAATTACCTTATTCTTTTGGACCAAAAGGCTATTTTGGTTTGCCGGGTTTAATTTTAGAATTAACAGATAGAAATACGACGTTTATAGCAAATAAAATTGTTCTTTCTAAAAATATTAATGTCGAATTTAGTAAAGAAGGGAAATTAATTTCTCACGAGGAATATCAAGAAATCATTAGAACAAGAATGGCTGATTTAAAAAATACTTTGACAGATTAA